The proteins below are encoded in one region of Pongo pygmaeus isolate AG05252 chromosome 20, NHGRI_mPonPyg2-v2.0_pri, whole genome shotgun sequence:
- the CLPP gene encoding ATP-dependent Clp protease proteolytic subunit, mitochondrial, with the protein MWPGILVGGARVASCRYPALGPRLAAHFPAQRPPQRTPQNGLALQRSLHATAARALPLIPIVVEQTGRGERAYDIYSRLLRERIVCVMGPIDDSVASLVIAQLLFLQSESNKKPIHMYINSPGGVVTAGLAIYDTMQYILNPICTWCVGQAASMGSLLLAAGTPGMRHSLPNSRIMIHQPSGGARGQATDIAIQAEEIMKLKKQLYNIYAKHTKQTLQVIESAMERDRYMSPMEAQEFGILDKVLVHPPQDGEDEPTLVQKEPVEAAPAAEPVPAST; encoded by the exons ATGTGGCCCGGAATATTGGTGGGGGGGGCCCGGGTGGCGTCATGCAGGTACCCCGCGCTGGGGCCTCGCCTCGCCGCTCACTTTCCAGCGCAGCGGCCGCCGCAGCGGACACCCCAGAACGGCCTGGCCCTGCAGCGGAGCCTGCACGCGACGGCGGCCCGGGCTCTCCCGCTCATTCCCATCGTGGTGGAGCAGACG GGTCGCGGCGAGCGCGCCTATGACATCTACTCGCGGCTGCTGCGGGAGCGCATCGTGTGCGTCATGGGCCCG ATCGATGACAGCGTTGCCAGCCTTGTTATCGCACAGCTCCTCTTCTTGCAATCCGAGAGCAACAAGAAGCCCATCCACATGTACATCAACAGCCCTG GTGGTGTGGTGACTGCGGGCCTGGCCATCTACGACACGATGCAGTACATCCTCAACCCGATCTGCACCTGGTGCGTGGGCCAGGCCGCCAGCATGGGCTCCCTGCTTCTCGCTGCCGGCACCCCGGGCATGCGCCACTCGCTCCCCAACTCCCGTATCATGATCCACCAACCCTCAGGAGGCGCCCGG GGCCAAGCCACAGACATTGCCATCCAGGCAGAGGAGATCATGAAGCTCAAGAAGCAGCTCTATAACATCTATGCCAAGCACACCAAACAGACCCTGCAGGTGATCG AGTCTGCCATGGAGAGGGACCGCTACATGAGCCCCATGGAGGCCCAGGAGTTCGGCATCTTAGACAAGGTTCTGGTCCACCCTCCCCAGGACGGTGAGGATGAGCCCACGCTGGTGCAGAAGGAGCCTGTAGAAGCAGCACCGGCGGCAGAACCTGTCCCAGCTAGCACCTGA